From Paenibacillus polymyxa, the proteins below share one genomic window:
- a CDS encoding MFS transporter → MRKSKSMYWKLSAYFFFFFFTWSASYSLFSIWLGQEISLNGAETGVIFTVNAIFALCMQPLYGYISDKIGLKKHILFLISSLLLFVGPFYIFIYGPLLQYNVFLGAIVGGFYLGIAFLAGIGAIESYVEKISRKYEFEYGKSRMWGSLGWAAATFFAGQLFNINPNINFWIASVSAVILFIIMMTIKVEMTDSEMERAESVNFKQIGYLFANKQLWFFILYVLGVTCIYNVYDQQFPNYFSSTFSTVALGNQVYGYLNSLQVFLEAGMMFLAPFIVNKIGAKKGLILAGFLMAFRIMGSGLVIGPYGISAMKLIHALELPIMLIAVFKYLAANFDTRLSSILYLVGFQFMSQVGASIFSPIAGMSYDIRGFANTYVIMGVFVFVFTTISIFTLKKEPKNLDPKPNKHIETA, encoded by the coding sequence ATGAGAAAGTCAAAGAGCATGTACTGGAAACTAAGTGCCTATTTCTTCTTTTTCTTCTTTACTTGGTCAGCAAGTTATTCATTGTTCTCCATCTGGCTAGGACAAGAAATCAGTCTAAATGGTGCTGAAACAGGTGTTATCTTTACTGTAAACGCTATCTTTGCGCTATGTATGCAACCGCTTTATGGCTATATATCTGATAAAATCGGATTGAAGAAGCATATTTTATTTCTAATCAGTTCTTTGCTCTTATTTGTTGGTCCTTTCTATATCTTTATCTATGGGCCGTTACTTCAATACAATGTATTTCTCGGCGCCATTGTAGGTGGCTTTTACTTGGGTATTGCTTTTTTGGCAGGGATCGGAGCTATTGAATCTTATGTCGAGAAAATCAGCCGAAAATATGAATTTGAATACGGGAAATCTCGTATGTGGGGCTCGCTAGGTTGGGCAGCAGCAACATTTTTCGCTGGTCAGCTCTTCAATATCAACCCTAACATTAACTTCTGGATTGCATCAGTATCTGCTGTCATTCTGTTTATCATTATGATGACAATTAAAGTTGAAATGACAGATTCCGAAATGGAGCGAGCAGAATCTGTTAACTTTAAGCAAATCGGCTATTTGTTTGCAAATAAGCAATTGTGGTTCTTCATTTTATATGTTCTTGGCGTTACCTGTATTTACAATGTGTATGACCAACAGTTCCCAAATTACTTTTCATCGACGTTCTCAACGGTTGCATTAGGCAATCAAGTTTATGGTTACTTAAATTCCCTACAAGTGTTCTTGGAAGCAGGCATGATGTTCTTAGCGCCTTTCATTGTCAACAAAATTGGAGCAAAAAAGGGTCTGATATTGGCAGGATTCTTGATGGCATTCCGGATCATGGGTTCAGGCTTAGTTATTGGACCTTATGGTATCTCAGCTATGAAATTGATTCACGCATTGGAACTGCCAATCATGCTGATTGCCGTATTTAAGTACTTGGCTGCTAATTTCGATACGCGTCTGTCTTCGATCTTGTATCTGGTGGGATTCCAGTTTATGAGTCAGGTAGGAGCTTCGATCTTCTCGCCAATCGCCGGTATGTCTTATGACATTAGAGGTTTTGCAAATACGTACGTGATTATGGGTGTATTCGTATTTGTCTTTACAACAATCTCAATCTTTACCTTAAAGAAAGAACCGAAAAATCTGGATCCCAAGCCTAACAAGCATATTGAAACAGCATAG
- a CDS encoding MFS transporter translates to MRSSSDIVVRGNEASVQTGSIITLKEKIGYGFGDFASQLLFAAAMTFLSYFYTDVIGISAGVIGTLMLVARVLDAFIDVAIGALIDKTKSRHGKARPWLLWMSGPFALSGILLFTVPSGNMTITILYIYVTYLLMNFIYSSINVPYGVLNSMITQDSYQRSLLNIFRMSLANIGALLINYFTLPLVKSFGGGQKGWIFTFIIFGLLGTFLFLVTFFSTKERVTPSVVQKPIPFGRAFGALMRNKYWKLILGFAVVYFINNALGTGMNIYYARYVLKDANLIGVLGISLLLPSLLGYMLLPPIVKRIGKRNSSIIGSILLIVGSLVIAVSPTSLMAVCLGLVIKALGHAAILGTFFAMLADTIEYGEWKTGMRTEGLVYSAGSFGTKAGGGLGAALIGWGLALGGYAGGQATISATALASIHFMFIYVPIILALLQILLLVFYNLDKLFPGIVKELEFLKNAE, encoded by the coding sequence ATGAGAAGTTCAAGCGATATTGTTGTAAGGGGAAATGAGGCTTCAGTGCAAACCGGTTCAATTATTACGCTGAAAGAAAAAATTGGTTATGGATTCGGTGATTTTGCCAGCCAGTTGCTGTTTGCCGCCGCAATGACTTTTCTGTCCTACTTTTACACAGATGTAATCGGGATCAGCGCTGGGGTCATTGGTACTTTAATGCTAGTTGCACGCGTACTGGATGCGTTTATTGATGTCGCGATTGGGGCTTTGATCGATAAAACAAAGAGCAGACACGGGAAGGCACGTCCTTGGTTACTGTGGATGTCCGGGCCATTTGCATTGTCTGGAATTCTCTTGTTCACGGTTCCAAGTGGAAATATGACGATCACTATTCTATACATTTACGTTACCTATCTGCTGATGAACTTTATTTATTCCAGTATTAATGTCCCTTATGGTGTGCTTAATTCCATGATAACGCAGGATTCTTACCAGCGTTCTCTGCTTAATATTTTTCGTATGAGTCTGGCGAATATTGGTGCCTTGCTAATTAATTATTTCACCCTCCCGTTAGTGAAGTCATTCGGCGGCGGTCAAAAAGGGTGGATTTTCACCTTTATTATATTTGGCTTGCTCGGAACCTTCTTATTTCTTGTTACCTTCTTCAGTACCAAAGAAAGGGTTACTCCATCTGTTGTACAAAAGCCAATTCCGTTTGGACGCGCTTTTGGAGCGCTGATGCGTAATAAGTATTGGAAATTGATCCTTGGGTTTGCTGTGGTCTATTTTATAAATAACGCACTGGGCACAGGTATGAATATTTACTACGCACGTTATGTGTTAAAAGACGCCAATCTGATTGGAGTGCTCGGCATATCCTTACTGCTTCCTTCCCTGCTTGGTTATATGCTATTGCCCCCCATCGTCAAGCGGATCGGTAAACGAAATTCCTCCATTATCGGAAGTATCCTCCTTATTGTCGGGTCGCTTGTCATTGCCGTCAGTCCCACAAGTCTGATGGCGGTCTGTCTGGGACTCGTTATTAAAGCGCTTGGACATGCCGCTATTCTCGGAACCTTCTTTGCCATGTTGGCAGATACCATTGAGTATGGCGAATGGAAGACAGGGATGCGCACCGAAGGACTGGTGTACAGTGCGGGTAGTTTCGGCACAAAAGCGGGAGGCGGTTTGGGAGCGGCACTTATCGGTTGGGGGCTGGCATTGGGAGGATATGCTGGTGGACAAGCTACAATCAGTGCTACTGCGCTAGCGTCTATTCATTTCATGTTTATCTACGTTCCAATTATCTTGGCTCTCCTGCAAATCTTATTGCTGGTATTTTACAATCTAGATAAATTATTTCCGGGTATTGTCAAAGAGCTTGAATTCTTAAAAAACGCTGAATAG
- a CDS encoding oxidoreductase: protein MPPFLPAGHEDHVLALPLDVTNPEQIRNAVDHTIEKFKRIDVLVNNAGIGYFSSVEESVEEETRKMFEINFWGLMHITNTVLPYMRSQKSGHIINFSSIGGLTSFPTLGYYHATKYAVEGISESLAQELAPFNIYVTLMEPSSFRTEWGGRSSAKTETSIPELKESIVGHMLQGIQLGAGQEAGDPVKAAEAVIKVVETTKPPLRLLLGQQAYDAATYKFNNMLASIEQWKETTINADYK, encoded by the coding sequence GTGCCTCCTTTTCTTCCAGCCGGGCATGAAGATCATGTGCTCGCTCTCCCACTCGACGTCACTAATCCGGAACAGATCCGAAATGCGGTTGACCATACGATTGAGAAGTTTAAACGTATTGATGTGCTCGTGAACAATGCAGGTATCGGATATTTTAGCTCTGTTGAGGAAAGCGTAGAAGAAGAAACGCGTAAGATGTTCGAAATTAACTTCTGGGGACTCATGCATATTACGAATACTGTACTTCCCTACATGCGCTCACAAAAAAGTGGTCACATTATAAACTTCTCGTCCATTGGCGGTCTAACTTCCTTCCCAACTCTCGGGTATTATCACGCAACAAAATACGCCGTTGAAGGTATTTCCGAAAGTCTTGCGCAAGAACTGGCTCCTTTTAATATTTATGTGACTTTAATGGAGCCAAGCAGTTTTCGTACAGAATGGGGTGGCCGTTCTTCTGCCAAGACTGAGACAAGCATACCTGAGCTTAAAGAATCTATTGTCGGCCATATGCTGCAAGGTATTCAACTTGGTGCTGGTCAAGAAGCTGGAGATCCTGTAAAGGCTGCTGAAGCGGTTATTAAAGTCGTGGAAACAACGAAACCTCCACTTCGTTTGTTGCTTGGTCAACAAGCCTATGATGCAGCAACCTATAAATTTAACAACATGCTTGCCAGCATAGAACAATGGAAAGAAACAACGATAAACGCAGATTACAAATAA
- a CDS encoding alpha/beta hydrolase family protein — protein MRKMIKIIGMCILIFILLIVGLRIKNMLFPPKVDSSELDIDKIFAQQAQSQEGLHPLENIEQRTIDIKYISKDNIVDTRQMRLYIPKDAEQPIPVIYIPHYEMTEDAVELRKYLAEGWMVASPTKFDNKYNGQLTDDDLVFNNAALYTLRHMEEVDHQRIALVGGSAGGYTTLMLNALQMGINASIANSPIANVYFNFYQYFPEGNQLNNNKMGWVMLKGLFKMITAEITAKEMLKTMMDLPIPFLGMVSGMFEPILDNFPDKEDIARWEAFSPVALANHFSSPLVINHVTSDVLVPVDQISRRFTYEENGSSMPEGFSTRLNSSYPGVLGHTLEEELPSDLTRTVHIIITDPDKDSILPYDSKKPFNLNIYDDGTVESYGSHRATSGTGVTDDIPYLRDMLSRSLAETEMLLPGKLLLLLDRYQGESIQLPAHQGIDDTVYGSLVIYQQEVVEELNQWAENHSMNELNHFIQGSITDIDDTILKNQYTATWKEIKEKLSRM, from the coding sequence ATGAGAAAAATGATTAAAATAATAGGCATGTGTATATTGATATTCATTCTTTTGATCGTGGGACTGAGAATTAAAAATATGTTATTCCCTCCAAAAGTTGATAGCAGTGAACTAGATATTGATAAGATATTTGCACAACAGGCGCAATCCCAAGAAGGACTTCATCCTCTTGAAAATATTGAGCAGAGAACCATTGATATAAAATACATCAGCAAGGACAATATAGTGGACACCCGACAAATGAGGCTCTATATTCCGAAGGATGCGGAGCAGCCGATCCCCGTCATCTATATTCCTCACTATGAAATGACCGAGGATGCTGTGGAATTGCGCAAGTATCTAGCTGAAGGGTGGATGGTTGCTTCACCGACGAAATTTGATAATAAATACAACGGTCAGCTGACCGATGATGATCTGGTTTTCAATAATGCCGCCTTATATACGCTTCGTCATATGGAAGAAGTCGATCATCAAAGAATCGCCCTCGTTGGGGGCAGCGCAGGTGGATACACGACACTGATGCTTAACGCTTTGCAAATGGGGATTAATGCTTCGATCGCGAATTCACCGATTGCTAATGTGTACTTTAATTTTTATCAGTATTTTCCCGAAGGAAACCAATTGAACAACAACAAGATGGGCTGGGTTATGCTTAAAGGATTGTTTAAAATGATCACTGCGGAGATAACGGCGAAAGAAATGCTGAAAACGATGATGGACTTACCGATTCCGTTTCTAGGTATGGTATCCGGCATGTTTGAGCCGATCTTAGATAATTTTCCGGATAAAGAAGACATCGCAAGATGGGAAGCATTCTCCCCGGTTGCACTGGCAAATCATTTTAGTAGTCCTCTGGTCATCAATCATGTTACGTCTGATGTTTTGGTTCCAGTCGATCAGATTTCAAGACGATTCACCTATGAAGAAAACGGAAGTTCAATGCCGGAGGGGTTTTCGACAAGACTGAATAGCAGCTATCCGGGAGTTCTCGGACATACTTTGGAAGAAGAACTGCCTTCAGACCTCACAAGAACAGTGCACATTATTATTACTGACCCGGATAAAGACAGCATACTTCCTTATGACAGTAAGAAACCGTTCAACCTGAACATTTACGACGATGGAACTGTAGAATCTTACGGGAGCCACCGAGCGACATCCGGAACAGGTGTAACCGATGATATTCCGTATCTCAGAGATATGCTCTCCCGTAGCTTGGCAGAAACAGAAATGCTGCTACCTGGAAAGCTTCTTCTGCTTTTGGATCGTTATCAGGGAGAGAGTATACAATTACCTGCTCATCAAGGAATTGATGATACTGTTTATGGCTCCCTTGTCATTTATCAGCAGGAAGTCGTAGAGGAATTAAATCAGTGGGCAGAAAACCATTCTATGAATGAATTGAATCATTTTATTCAGGGATCAATCACAGATATCGATGATACCATATTAAAGAACCAGTACACAGCCACATGGAAAGAGATAAAGGAAAAATTATCACGAATGTAA
- a CDS encoding HAMP domain-containing sensor histidine kinase has translation MLVTYFGTVSILVSILASLIFSRIPLSPIRKVIHASEELAKGNFSVRIHLKGPKELRKLNRSFNHMAEELGSLEMLRSDFINNFSHEFKTPIVSLRGYAKVLKRKNLSDEERNEYLDIIINESERLAELSTNVLQLSKIESQAIITEKTTFNLTEHIRTVIVLLEPKWSAKNISFQFDSSELMVTANEDMLSQVWINLLDNAIKYSTSNSEITIDMNSKIQHVSISIHNNGPEIDAYQQKHIFDKFYQGDPSHASPGNGLGLSIAQKIVILHGGTIRVASSDDTGTTFEVILPSP, from the coding sequence GTGCTTGTTACATATTTTGGAACAGTGAGTATTCTGGTCAGTATTCTTGCATCGTTGATATTTAGCCGAATCCCGCTCTCTCCCATTCGAAAAGTTATACATGCTTCTGAAGAGCTGGCCAAAGGGAATTTTTCCGTCCGTATTCACCTTAAGGGGCCAAAAGAGTTAAGAAAGTTGAACAGAAGTTTTAATCACATGGCTGAAGAACTCGGTAGTCTTGAAATGCTGCGGTCCGATTTTATTAATAATTTTTCGCATGAATTTAAAACACCGATCGTTTCCTTACGAGGGTACGCGAAAGTTTTGAAAAGAAAAAACTTATCAGATGAGGAACGCAATGAGTATTTGGATATCATCATCAATGAATCGGAACGTTTGGCAGAACTTTCCACAAATGTGCTTCAGTTATCCAAGATCGAAAGCCAAGCCATCATCACTGAGAAAACGACTTTTAACTTAACCGAACACATCCGAACGGTTATTGTATTGTTGGAGCCGAAATGGTCGGCGAAAAATATAAGCTTTCAGTTTGATTCGTCTGAACTGATGGTTACTGCAAATGAAGATATGCTTAGTCAAGTTTGGATCAATCTTCTGGACAATGCCATTAAGTATTCGACTTCGAATTCCGAGATCACAATCGATATGAATTCGAAGATTCAACATGTTAGTATATCTATTCACAACAACGGTCCAGAGATTGATGCCTATCAGCAAAAACACATATTTGATAAATTCTATCAAGGAGATCCTTCTCACGCCTCCCCGGGCAATGGATTGGGTTTAAGTATTGCGCAAAAGATTGTTATACTGCATGGTGGGACGATCCGGGTTGCAAGCTCAGATGACACAGGTACAACTTTTGAAGTGATTCTTCCTTCACCCTAG
- a CDS encoding glycoside hydrolase family 32 protein — MNTYNNNTKQAEEALKQAEAKMNKRYRLGYHIMAPANWINDPNGLIQFKGEYHAFYQHHPYDENWGPMHWGHVKSKDLVHWEHCPIALAPGDACDLDGCFSGSAVDNNGELTLIYTGHHYIDQPNNIFFQNQNVAVSTDGIHFTKLGQNPVIAEPPTDSSQHFRDPKVWKHEDTWYMILGNSTKEDLPRVILYTSPDLRTWTYHGVLLQGDKNMGFMWECPDFFELNGKHIFMFSPQGIDAQGDKYNNLFQTGYYVGEYNYDSNEYKHGEFIELDNGHDFYAVQTFLDDQGRRIAIGWMDMWESDMPTKADGWSGALTIPRVITLGANNKLLMNPVEEMKLLRQSEHVLHQYCAISGSYLTEVEADLLEVKVVFDLTKSSADLVGLKLRGTGEEETVITYSIPGQKLMLDCSKSGKKTDGVRQTALSAEGQLTLHVYLDRSSIEIFANEGQATMTSRIYSSEKLLGIELVTEGGEALVNELTYWKLKDIWQA; from the coding sequence ATGAACACATATAATAACAATACAAAGCAAGCTGAGGAAGCATTGAAACAGGCAGAAGCAAAAATGAACAAGCGGTACCGGTTAGGTTATCATATTATGGCACCAGCAAACTGGATTAACGACCCCAATGGATTAATCCAATTTAAAGGTGAATATCACGCCTTCTATCAGCATCATCCTTATGATGAGAACTGGGGTCCAATGCATTGGGGTCACGTGAAGAGTAAAGACCTTGTACACTGGGAGCATTGTCCGATTGCATTAGCGCCTGGAGATGCATGTGACCTTGATGGCTGCTTCTCAGGAAGCGCAGTAGATAATAACGGCGAATTGACATTAATCTATACTGGCCATCACTATATTGATCAACCAAACAATATCTTTTTCCAAAATCAAAATGTGGCAGTAAGTACAGATGGCATTCATTTTACAAAACTAGGGCAGAATCCCGTAATCGCTGAACCTCCAACAGATAGCTCACAGCATTTCCGTGATCCGAAGGTATGGAAGCATGAGGATACATGGTACATGATCCTAGGTAACAGCACGAAAGAAGATCTGCCGCGTGTTATTCTATATACATCTCCTGATCTTAGAACTTGGACCTATCATGGTGTGCTTCTGCAGGGAGATAAGAATATGGGCTTCATGTGGGAGTGCCCTGATTTCTTTGAACTGAACGGTAAGCATATATTTATGTTCTCCCCGCAAGGCATTGATGCGCAAGGAGATAAGTACAATAATTTGTTCCAGACGGGATATTATGTTGGCGAATATAATTATGATAGTAATGAATATAAACATGGAGAGTTCATCGAGTTGGATAATGGTCATGACTTCTATGCGGTTCAAACTTTTCTAGATGATCAAGGTCGCCGCATTGCGATTGGTTGGATGGATATGTGGGAATCGGATATGCCGACGAAAGCAGACGGCTGGTCCGGAGCATTGACGATCCCACGTGTAATTACGCTGGGTGCCAATAATAAATTGCTGATGAACCCAGTAGAGGAAATGAAGTTGCTTCGTCAAAGCGAACATGTTTTGCACCAATATTGCGCTATTTCTGGAAGTTACTTGACGGAAGTTGAAGCGGATCTGCTTGAAGTGAAGGTCGTGTTCGACCTGACGAAGTCAAGTGCAGATCTGGTAGGCTTGAAGCTTCGCGGTACAGGTGAGGAGGAAACGGTTATCACTTATTCTATCCCGGGTCAGAAACTTATGCTTGATTGTTCTAAATCAGGCAAAAAGACGGATGGAGTACGTCAAACAGCCTTAAGTGCAGAGGGGCAACTGACGTTACATGTATATCTGGATCGCTCATCCATTGAAATATTTGCTAATGAAGGGCAAGCTACGATGACAAGTCGCATCTATTCGAGTGAAAAACTGCTAGGCATAGAACTCGTAACGGAGGGCGGAGAGGCTCTAGTAAATGAGTTGACATACTGGAAATTGAAAGATATTTGGCAAGCTTAA
- a CDS encoding alpha/beta hydrolase family protein, with protein sequence MNEYKDKINGGDNVFYKKIDLDHIGITGHSQGGIGVINAITDQKHSDIYKAAVMLSSAKTVMSEALQWTSNPTLIKAPTMIIGSTGNTDEQITLWKACKNFITTSPIMSQK encoded by the coding sequence TTGAATGAATACAAAGATAAAATCAATGGTGGGGATAATGTTTTTTATAAGAAGATAGACCTCGACCATATTGGTATTACCGGACATTCACAGGGCGGCATCGGTGTAATAAACGCTATTACAGATCAGAAGCATTCTGACATCTATAAAGCTGCTGTAATGTTAAGTTCCGCGAAGACTGTGATGAGCGAAGCTCTGCAATGGACATCTAATCCTACGCTCATCAAAGCACCAACTATGATTATTGGTTCCACTGGCAACACAGATGAGCAGATTACACTCTGGAAAGCCTGCAAAAACTTTATAACGACATCCCCAATAATGTCACAAAAGTGA
- a CDS encoding alpha/beta hydrolase → MKNERKGRKKMLWGSIYVGVFILVFAASAIIKMTYNPLSGEMQVHWNDTVGHAYSDIAYDDKEQNKFDLYVPADNTKKSYGLVVYLHAGGFSTGDKSDDANMLKWLTSKGYVAAGINYTLRNENNPEASVYTMSQEIKKSIPVVKAEAKKLGYNLDRMAISGGSAGGTLALLYAYRDADTSPIPVKMVFEMVGPPSFYPEDWTTYGLDQNPEAAANLFSVMSGNTITTDMIGKASYDEAVKDISPFMWIDKNSVPTLAAYGKYDKVAPFGTVKYLINALEKNNVPHDYFEFPHSGHGLQNDNKLYLKYIEKLNEYLERYMGSE, encoded by the coding sequence ATGAAAAATGAGAGAAAAGGCAGAAAAAAAATGTTGTGGGGATCTATTTATGTTGGTGTTTTTATTCTTGTGTTCGCGGCTTCAGCAATCATCAAAATGACATACAATCCACTGTCTGGAGAGATGCAAGTTCATTGGAATGACACCGTTGGGCATGCATATTCAGATATCGCCTATGACGATAAGGAGCAAAATAAATTTGATCTCTATGTTCCAGCAGATAATACAAAGAAAAGCTATGGTCTTGTCGTATATCTCCATGCAGGAGGTTTTTCAACTGGTGACAAGAGTGATGACGCCAATATGCTGAAATGGCTTACTTCAAAAGGTTATGTCGCCGCTGGTATTAATTATACGCTGCGTAATGAAAATAATCCCGAAGCCAGTGTATATACTATGTCACAGGAAATCAAAAAAAGTATTCCAGTTGTAAAAGCGGAAGCGAAAAAGTTAGGCTACAATCTCGATAGAATGGCGATATCCGGTGGCTCGGCAGGTGGAACTTTGGCGCTATTGTATGCTTACCGTGATGCGGACACCTCTCCTATTCCTGTAAAAATGGTATTTGAGATGGTAGGACCACCGAGCTTTTATCCAGAGGACTGGACTACCTACGGTTTGGATCAGAATCCAGAGGCAGCAGCAAACTTATTCAGCGTTATGTCTGGTAACACGATTACAACAGATATGATAGGAAAAGCAAGCTATGATGAAGCAGTCAAAGATATTTCACCGTTTATGTGGATTGATAAAAATTCTGTACCAACGCTAGCTGCCTATGGAAAATACGATAAGGTCGCTCCGTTCGGAACAGTAAAATATCTGATCAACGCACTGGAAAAAAACAATGTTCCCCATGATTATTTCGAGTTTCCTCATTCGGGGCACGGTCTGCAAAATGACAATAAGCTATATTTAAAATATATAGAAAAGTTGAATGAGTACCTGGAACGATATATGGGGAGTGAATAA
- a CDS encoding LacI family DNA-binding transcriptional regulator has protein sequence MANVSISTVSRVINNSQTVNSEIRKRVLDVLEATQFRPNAIARTLVKNNTSLIGVLLPAIKNNVFDDMVEGINQVAHLYGFDVIIALSGGDADSELHYYNMFREMQASGIIISVSGIRDALFALIEAAGIPCILVGRDFRDQTIPSVHVDNITAAFEAVTYLIQQGHQDIAMLQGPAGDISVSNQRFLGYEQALKAAHLPVRPERVLESGFSVEDGITSMRKLYHSGPLPSAVFCATDRVAIGAMNFLAENGVKIPEQVSFFGFDDIDMATIIRPKLSTVRYSASELGMVAARNLIKLIRGEELAAVHWSISHQLEIRDSSTKLGVS, from the coding sequence ATGGCCAACGTCTCCATTTCTACAGTTTCCAGAGTGATCAATAATAGCCAGACGGTCAACAGTGAAATACGCAAACGAGTTCTGGATGTTCTTGAAGCCACTCAATTCCGTCCAAATGCCATAGCACGGACATTGGTAAAGAATAATACATCTTTGATTGGGGTACTTCTGCCCGCGATTAAAAACAACGTTTTTGATGACATGGTTGAAGGCATCAATCAAGTAGCGCATCTATACGGCTTTGATGTCATAATCGCCTTGTCAGGGGGAGACGCGGACTCTGAATTACACTATTACAATATGTTCCGTGAAATGCAGGCGAGCGGAATTATTATATCGGTAAGCGGAATCCGGGATGCGCTATTCGCGCTCATTGAAGCGGCGGGAATTCCCTGCATCCTTGTCGGACGGGATTTCCGAGACCAAACCATTCCTTCCGTGCATGTTGACAACATAACGGCTGCTTTTGAAGCGGTAACTTATCTAATACAGCAGGGTCATCAGGATATCGCGATGCTGCAGGGACCAGCGGGGGATATTTCAGTGAGCAATCAGCGTTTTTTGGGCTATGAACAGGCATTGAAGGCCGCTCACCTGCCAGTACGCCCCGAACGTGTGTTGGAAAGCGGCTTTTCAGTTGAAGATGGCATAACCTCTATGAGAAAACTTTATCATTCAGGCCCACTGCCTAGTGCGGTGTTCTGCGCAACGGACCGAGTTGCCATAGGCGCTATGAACTTTCTGGCTGAAAATGGGGTGAAAATACCTGAACAGGTCTCTTTCTTCGGATTTGACGACATTGACATGGCTACAATAATCCGGCCTAAATTGTCAACTGTCCGATATTCAGCATCCGAACTTGGCATGGTCGCCGCCCGCAATCTCATTAAGCTTATTAGAGGAGAAGAATTGGCGGCTGTCCACTGGTCCATATCTCATCAGTTAGAAATTCGGGACAGCAGTACAAAACTTGGAGTATCCTAA
- a CDS encoding response regulator transcription factor, whose protein sequence is MFQILVVEDDKNTAELMKTIIGSAGYEVFLTENGIVALELLDKQHIDLIVLDIMMPQMDGFELTQTIRESKNDIPILMVSAKHLPADKRKGFMAGTDDYMVKPVDEDEMLLRIKALLRRVKIQNERKLQIGKITLQYDELSVSRENEVQTLPQKEFYLLYKLLSYPDKIFTRIQLMDEIWGMDSETSDITLNVHINRLRKRFGDYPEFEIISIRGIGYKAVKHSE, encoded by the coding sequence ATGTTTCAAATTCTCGTTGTAGAAGACGATAAAAATACGGCCGAATTAATGAAAACTATCATTGGGTCTGCAGGATACGAGGTGTTTTTGACGGAGAATGGCATCGTGGCATTAGAATTATTAGACAAGCAGCATATTGATTTAATTGTTCTTGATATCATGATGCCTCAAATGGATGGATTCGAGTTGACTCAAACGATCCGCGAGAGCAAAAATGATATTCCTATTCTGATGGTTAGTGCCAAACATTTACCGGCAGACAAACGTAAAGGCTTTATGGCAGGAACAGACGATTACATGGTCAAACCTGTGGACGAAGACGAAATGCTACTTCGGATTAAGGCTTTGCTTCGGCGAGTCAAGATCCAGAATGAACGGAAGCTTCAAATAGGAAAAATCACGCTGCAATACGATGAATTATCGGTGTCAAGAGAGAATGAAGTGCAGACACTGCCGCAGAAGGAATTTTATTTATTGTACAAATTGCTGTCGTACCCAGATAAAATTTTTACCCGTATTCAGTTAATGGATGAAATTTGGGGCATGGACTCTGAAACAAGTGATATCACGTTAAATGTTCACATCAACCGTTTAAGAAAGCGATTTGGCGATTATCCGGAATTTGAAATCATATCCATCCGAGGAATTGGCTATAAGGCGGTAAAACATAGTGAGTAG
- a CDS encoding TetR/AcrR family transcriptional regulator, producing MEDKRLKNTHVKLQITKSLLDLLKMKELKAISISDLTSTAQVSRVSFYRNYDEKEDVLKEYLYKLIDSWYKEYQDSGGTSEDELLGSLFGHFSKNREFYLLLSQRKLFYLLKEILKELFGPKPEYPNFGAYVAAYFSYGLFGWIEEWFARGMQETSEEMTLLLKNRDLNKN from the coding sequence GTGGAAGATAAAAGATTGAAAAACACACATGTGAAGCTTCAAATTACAAAATCACTTCTTGATTTGTTGAAAATGAAAGAACTTAAGGCGATTTCAATCAGTGATCTTACCTCAACAGCACAAGTAAGTCGCGTTTCGTTTTACAGGAATTATGATGAAAAAGAAGATGTGCTGAAAGAATATCTTTATAAATTAATAGACAGTTGGTATAAGGAATATCAAGATAGTGGTGGTACATCGGAAGATGAACTTTTGGGGAGTTTGTTTGGACACTTTAGTAAAAATAGAGAGTTTTATCTGCTTCTTAGCCAAAGGAAATTGTTCTATCTGCTGAAGGAAATACTCAAAGAACTATTCGGACCAAAACCAGAATATCCAAACTTCGGTGCTTATGTAGCAGCTTATTTTTCATATGGATTGTTCGGATGGATTGAAGAATGGTTTGCTAGAGGTATGCAGGAAACTTCAGAAGAGATGACTTTACTTCTGAAAAATCGTGATTTAAATAAAAATTAA